One Rhipicephalus microplus isolate Deutch F79 chromosome 4, USDA_Rmic, whole genome shotgun sequence genomic window carries:
- the LOC142814633 gene encoding uncharacterized protein LOC142814633 isoform X2, giving the protein MPSGGPSYGSYCCVSWCFNNGRTHKKPGTSFFRVPRDGRMKAWMQYAGRDDLLSKPASLLYATYRVCSDHFTAQSFMDPGHTRLTRMAVPSVQPAAPCSLSVASSSDCDMAAEAALQGPAVEASESGSHTLRCPDEQGGSSLVAGERISDDFVLPEKTLTSRSAVTKGTCVAGKLYVHFNTRVD; this is encoded by the exons atgccgtccggcggtccaagctacggcagctactgctgtgtatcgtggtgcttcaacaatggcagaacccacaagaagcctgggacgagtttcttccgcgtaccacgggacggcag gatgaaagcatggatgcagtatgctggacgcgatgatctcctgagtaagccggccagcctattgtacgcaacgtacagggtttgtagcgaccattttactgctcaaagtttcatggaccctgggcacacaaggcttacaagaatggctgttcccagtgtgcaaccagctgcaccat gttctctgagcgtcgcttcaagtagtgactgtgacatggctgcagaagctgcactgcaag gacctgcggtagaggcttcagaaagcggctcccacacattgaggtgccccgatgaacagg gtggcagctcccttgtagctggtgaaagaatttctgatgatttcgtcttgccggagaaaaccttaaccagtcgttcagctgtcacaaaaggaacttgtgtggccggtaagttgtatgttcacttcaacaccagagtggattga
- the LOC142814633 gene encoding uncharacterized protein LOC142814633 isoform X1 has translation MPSGGPSYGSYCCVSWCFNNGRTHKKPGTSFFRVPRDGRMKAWMQYAGRDDLLSKPASLLYATYRVCSDHFTAQSFMDPGHTRLTRMAVPSVQPAAPCSLSVASSSDCDMAAEAALQGPAVEASESGSHTLRCPDEQGGSSLVAGERISDDFVLPEKTLTSRSAVTKGTCVAGRSQDCSDSIVRGTEQASQDPPEDVSANSSTPECLRENVRSCVPATMSPSMKYKQTIKHLQAKVAAQRKTIKRLQRQPHQAPSSTTKALEVIRPHVTEEVFKLLSAHVRLRPKCKGKRFPVWFKKFALHLNFRGPRAYRFLAPYFSLPSRRSLRRWLANVKMTPGIIPGILSSIATNTQAWNERDRVCALVFDEIALKKNLYYDASRDVVQGFTDDGTHRTSTIADRALVFLLVGVSRKWVQPVAFTIGHTSTPSSVMHNLLVSLILELRSINIAVKAVICDQGSSNVSLANQLKVTVAKPFFEVNGERVYYIFDVPHLIKTTRNNVQAHKLYIGDDIVNWSHIVSLYQSSHELRLRLAPKLTERHVHQKPFSNMKVSRATQVFSASVSIAITAMVYAKVLPASAITTAQFCDRMDRIFDALNSSSKKRTSQKLRHAIMKNDSELIDFLRGQLPWIASWQFVGRRQPQTIVGWQITIQAICQLWDDLSKNYNFEYLLTRRLQQDPLENIFGHIRQKQGCNTNPNVAQFICGLKHICIRKLFKLSEYGNVEDDECDLLQEQLSPFSLTSASLVDNEECAQPQPDDFPALDDLSELATNIHSHIIDDSAAYYVAGFLIKHFLRNACDGCSCPQLLKDDSETLKGTHQYFTMLKAYHVPSKLFGNLTVPSEAAFAYVQQLESRFLAIIEATAHHLKVCDVLYHHLSSVGDFHFCSAGCRAKFLKMFCRVRLCWHVRFVNRNLDRVRFQSSISGMQLDKFKG, from the exons atgccgtccggcggtccaagctacggcagctactgctgtgtatcgtggtgcttcaacaatggcagaacccacaagaagcctgggacgagtttcttccgcgtaccacgggacggcag gatgaaagcatggatgcagtatgctggacgcgatgatctcctgagtaagccggccagcctattgtacgcaacgtacagggtttgtagcgaccattttactgctcaaagtttcatggaccctgggcacacaaggcttacaagaatggctgttcccagtgtgcaaccagctgcaccat gttctctgagcgtcgcttcaagtagtgactgtgacatggctgcagaagctgcactgcaag gacctgcggtagaggcttcagaaagcggctcccacacattgaggtgccccgatgaacagg gtggcagctcccttgtagctggtgaaagaatttctgatgatttcgtcttgccggagaaaaccttaaccagtcgttcagctgtcacaaaaggaacttgtgtggccg gccgctcgcaagattgttccgacagcattgtccgaggcactgaacaagcttcacaagaccctccagaagacgtctccgccaacagctccacgcctgagtgccttagagaaaatg tgcgttcctgtgtgccagcgacaatgtctccatcaatgaagtacaagcaaaccattaaacatctgcaagccaaagtagcagcacagcggaaaactatcaaaagactgcagagacagcctcaccaagcaccgtcatcgactacgaaggcccttgaagttatccgaccgcacgtcaccgaggaggtttttaaacttctttctgcacatgttcgcttgaggcccaaatgcaagggcaagcggtttcccgtgtggttcaagaaattcgctcttcacttaaacttccgaggtccacgagcataccgatttctggctccgtatttttctttgccctcccggcgttcattaaggaggtggctagctaatgtaaagatgactccaggcataattccaggaatcctttcttccattgcaacaaatactcaagcttggaatgaacgggaccgagtgtgcgctttagttttcgacgaaatagcactcaaaaagaatttgtactatgatgcttcaagagacgttgtccagggttttacagatgatggcactcatcgcacttcaaccatcgctgatcgagcactggtttttcttcttgttggtgtttcgagaaagtgggttcaaccggttgcttttactatagggcacacatcaacaccatcatctgttatgcataacttgctggtgtcactcattttggagcttaggagcattaatattgcagtgaaagcagtcatttgtgaccagggcagttcaaatgtaagtctcgctaaccaactaaaagtgactgtagcaaagcctttttttgaagttaatggtgagcgggtatattacatttttgatgttccgcatttaattaaaacaacgcgcaataatgtccaagcacacaagttatacattggggatgacatcgttaactggtcgcacattgtaagcctttaccaatcctcacatgagttgcggttgcgattggctccaaagttgactgaacggcacgttcatcagaaacctttttctaatatgaaggtcagcagagcaactcaggtcttcagtgcatcagtttcgattgctatcacggcaatggtgtatgcgaaggtgctgcctgcctcggccatcactacagctcaattttgtgatcgtatggacaggattttcgatgccttgaacagctcgagtaaaaaaagaacttcgcaaaagctgcggcatgcaatcatgaaaaatgattcagagctgattgacttcctccgaggccagcttccctggattgcatcatggcagtttgttggcagacgtcaaccacaaaccatcgtaggttggcaaattacaattcaggcaatttgtcaactatgggacgacctctccaaaaattacaattttgaatacctgttaacacgcaggcttcaacaggatcctctggagaacatatttggccacattaggcaaaaacagggttgcaacaccaaccccaatgtagcacaatttatttgtggcctgaagcacatctgcataagaaaactcttcaagctgtcagaatacggaaatgtcgaggatgatgaatgtgacctcctccaggaacagctgtcgccattctccctcaccagtgcgtctcttgtggataatgaggagtgtgcacagccacagcctgacgactttcccgctctagacgatctctctgaacttgcgacaaacattcactcccatattatcgatgactccgctgcatattatgtagctggttttctcatcaaacacttccttcggaatgcatgtgacggttgcagttgcccacagttactgaaagacgacagtgagacgcttaagggtacccaccagtatttcacaatgctcaaagcataccacgtccccagcaaactttttgggaatctcactgtgccatcagaagcagcttttgcatacgtacaacaacttgaatctcgctttcttgccataattgaggccactgcacatcacctgaaagtgtgcgatgttttgtatcaccatctgtcaagtgttggcgattttcatttctgctctgctgggtgtcgcgctaagtttctgaaaatgttttgccgggttcgtttatgttggcatgtgcgttttgtgaaccgaaacttagacagggttaggttccagtcttcaatctcgggcatgcagcttgacaagttcaaaggttag